In a genomic window of Phragmites australis chromosome 14, lpPhrAust1.1, whole genome shotgun sequence:
- the LOC133891487 gene encoding nuclear pore complex protein NUP54-like — translation MFGTPTSSPLFGTPSSAPAFGTPSPTPVFGTPSSTPAFGAPSLTPTFGTPPSAPAFGTPSSTPAFVTPSSTPAFSGLTSTPAFSGLTSTTGFGTPSSTPAFGATPSPSPFGFQQQATPSPSPIGLLGGGGGQITTQMAPVAPLPLSPSDRDIQAIVDAYKEDPGNPRYAFRHLLFSVTEPSRRVKPVAASDIMWTEAMGKLECMDSADRERLWPQLVQGFKDLSCRLKLQDEVLISDTERLSMTHSNVKMLRRHFQADTYPWIQRLKQQELVLQRRLLRFMRIVEALENRGYRGPLTKEESDLYERLVAILKRLKGPNADLSKRVNTLLSTSRLLASTGGAGGPIYIPSSAKVDERSVTELLEALQLQTEAVAKLGNVLKRNIRDLEIMQSEDTDMAEDSVGRMH, via the exons ATGTTCGGGACCCCCACATCCTCCCCACTCTTCGGTACCCCGTCCTCCGCGCCCGCCTTCGGGACGCCCTCCCCAACCCCCGTATTCGGCACgccctcctccacccctgcATTCGGCGCGCCGTCGTTGACCCCGACCTTCGGCACCCCCCCGTCGGCGCCCGCATTCGGGACCCCGTCGTCGACCCCGGCTTTCGTGACGCCTTCCTCGACCCCTGCGTTCAGCGGGCTGACCTCGACCCCGGCTTTCAGCGGGCTGACGTCGACCACGGGTTTTGGGACACCCTCTTCGACGCCGGCGTTCGGCGCGACGCCTTCGCCCTCACCCTTTGGATTCCAGCAGCAGGCGACACCGTCCCCTTCGCCGATCGGCTTActtggaggaggcggcgggcagATCACCACCCAGATGGCCCCCGTCGCGCCGCTGCCGCTTTCCCCCTCCGACCGCGACATCCAG GCTATCGTGGATGCGTACAAGGAGGACCCCGGGAACCCCCGTTATGCTTTTAGG CATCTGTTGTTCAGCGTGACAGAGCCTTCGCGAAGGGTGAAGCCAGTTGCTGCATCTGAT ATTATGTGGACGGAAGCAATGGGGAAGCTCGAATGCATGGATAGTGCGGATAGGGAGAGGCTGTGGCCTCAACTTGTGCAGGGGTTTAAAGATCTTTCCTGCCGGCTTAAG CTTCAAGATGAAGTCCTTATTTCAGATACTGAAAGATTGAGCATGACCCACTCTAATGTTAAAATG CTGCGAAGGCATTTCCAAGCTGACACATATCCTTGGATTCAACGGTTGAAGCAGCAAGAACTGGTTCTTCAAAGACGCCTTTTAAGG TTCATGAGAATAGTGGAGGCATTGGAGAATCGAGGTTACCGCGGTCCTTTAACGAAGGAGGAATCTGACTTATATGAAAGATTGGTTGCTATATTAAAGAGG CTAAAAGGACCTAATGCTGATCTGTCTAAGAGAGTTAATACTCTTCTGTCGACATCACGTCTTCTGGCTAGCACTGGTGGTGCTGGTGGTCCCATCTATATTCCTAGTTCGGCCAAAGTTGATGAACGGAGTGTTACAGAGCTTCTTGAG GCCTTACAACTACAAACGGAGGCTGTTGCCAAGTTGGGTAATGTGTTGAAGAGGAATATCAGAGACCTTGAAATCATGCAATCAGAAGACACGGATATGGCTGAAGACAGCGTTGGGAGAATGCACTAA
- the LOC133891534 gene encoding uncharacterized protein LOC133891534: protein MTLAEMQLLLSKRRGTKDQKAPKSSSRCETEEEDDEEVAEENNHSELMAVEDSDFYNFDAVEEGNAGRRKYDIAVFLSGYNELYGPSFGYLEKVEGFRSIFTRRDVGSHAVHTLQKGDLGALSHQIPASKVSKGEGSTLPPGNCWELDLASLPAKLLRVGPRK, encoded by the coding sequence ATGACGCTCGCCGAGATGCAGCTCCTGCTCAGCAAGAGAAGAGGAACGAAGGACCAAAAGGCTCCCAAGAGCTCATCTAGATGCGAGACggaagaagaagacgacgagGAGGTTGCGGAGGAGAACAACCATTCTGAGCTGATGGCCGTTGAGGACTCTGACTTCTACAATTTCGACGCCGTTGAGGAGGGCAATGCAGGGAGGAGAAAGTACGATATTGCGGTGTTCCTCAGTGGTTACAATGAGCTGTATGGTCCCAGCTTCGGCTACCTAGAGAAGGTGGAAGGATTCAGGAGCATCTTCACACGCCGGGACGTCGGTAGCCATGCTGTCCACACCCTGCAGAAGGGCGATCTTGGAGCACTTTCGCATCAGATACCGGCGAGTAAAGTGTCCAAGGGTGAAGGTTCAACGCTGCCTCCTGGGAATTGCTGGGAGCTTGATCTTGCATCCTTGCCTGCCAAGTTGCTGCGTGTCGGACCACGGAAGTGA